From Micromonospora rhizosphaerae, the proteins below share one genomic window:
- the recN gene encoding DNA repair protein RecN — MLEELRITGLGVIEDTTLPLTGGMNVITGETGAGKTMVVTGLGLLFGGRADAGRVRAEPGRAVVEGRLRLDGRVAETVHARITDAGGEPDEDGSLLLSRTVTVEGRSRAHLGGRSMPVSMLGEVGEQVVAVHGQSDQLRLLRPAEQRAALDRFAGSEHEKLLDALREAYTRWRAVVDDLADRRRNARERNQEADLLRLGLDEITRVDPQPGEDDELKAEAQRLEHAEGLRTAAQLAHQCVASGVEAAEETPDATALLGTARRTLEAQAGTDPALGELALRLEEAATLVTDVSAELSAYLAALDADPARLQAIYERRAALRGLTRKYADDVDGVIAWAERARTRLSDLDTSDELLDELDREAARLAGEVAELAGRVSTSRQEAAVRFAEQVTVELAGLAMPHARIEVAVLPRPVGRAEPSLPVNGVEAGVGPDGADEVELRLLAHPGAPSLPLQRGASGGELSRVMLAIEVVFAGSGGPPTLVFDEVDAGVGGQAAVEIGRRLARLARSHQVLVVTHLPQVAAFADRHLVVAKDTGGAVTTSGVRVVEDTERARELARMLAGLPDSDLGIAHAEELLAVAAKERRP; from the coding sequence GTGCTGGAAGAGCTGCGCATCACCGGACTGGGCGTCATCGAGGACACCACGCTGCCGTTGACCGGCGGGATGAACGTCATCACCGGCGAGACCGGTGCGGGCAAGACCATGGTGGTGACCGGCCTCGGCCTGCTCTTCGGCGGACGGGCCGACGCCGGGCGGGTCCGTGCCGAGCCGGGCCGGGCGGTGGTGGAGGGCCGACTGCGCCTCGACGGCCGGGTGGCGGAGACCGTGCACGCCCGGATCACCGACGCCGGCGGCGAGCCGGACGAGGACGGCTCCCTGCTGCTGAGCCGTACCGTCACCGTGGAGGGTCGCTCCCGGGCGCACCTGGGCGGCCGGAGCATGCCGGTGTCGATGCTCGGCGAGGTCGGCGAGCAGGTGGTGGCCGTGCACGGGCAGTCCGACCAGCTCCGGTTGCTGCGGCCGGCTGAGCAGCGGGCCGCGCTGGACCGCTTCGCCGGCTCCGAGCACGAGAAGCTGCTCGACGCACTGCGCGAGGCGTACACCCGGTGGCGGGCGGTGGTGGACGACCTGGCCGACCGGCGGCGCAACGCGCGCGAGCGCAACCAGGAGGCCGATCTGCTCCGGCTCGGCCTGGACGAGATCACCAGGGTCGACCCGCAGCCCGGCGAGGACGACGAACTGAAGGCGGAGGCGCAGCGCCTGGAGCACGCCGAGGGGCTGCGCACCGCGGCGCAGCTGGCGCACCAGTGCGTCGCGAGCGGGGTGGAGGCGGCCGAGGAGACCCCCGACGCCACCGCGCTGCTGGGCACCGCGCGGCGCACCCTGGAGGCGCAGGCCGGCACCGATCCCGCCCTCGGTGAGCTGGCGCTCCGGCTGGAGGAGGCGGCCACGCTGGTCACCGACGTCTCCGCCGAGCTGTCCGCGTACCTGGCCGCGCTGGACGCCGACCCGGCCCGGTTGCAGGCCATCTACGAGCGGCGGGCCGCGCTGCGCGGGCTGACCCGCAAGTACGCGGACGACGTCGACGGGGTGATCGCCTGGGCCGAGCGGGCCCGCACCCGGCTGTCCGACCTCGACACCTCCGACGAGCTGCTGGACGAGCTGGACCGGGAGGCGGCCCGGCTGGCCGGTGAGGTGGCCGAGCTGGCCGGGCGGGTCTCCACCTCCCGGCAGGAGGCGGCGGTCCGCTTCGCCGAGCAGGTCACCGTCGAGCTGGCCGGGCTGGCCATGCCGCACGCCCGGATCGAGGTGGCGGTGCTGCCCCGGCCGGTCGGCCGGGCCGAGCCGAGCCTGCCGGTCAACGGCGTCGAGGCCGGCGTCGGCCCGGACGGCGCGGACGAGGTGGAGCTGCGCCTGCTGGCCCACCCCGGCGCGCCGTCGCTGCCGTTGCAGCGCGGCGCCTCCGGCGGCGAGCTGTCCCGGGTGATGCTCGCCATCGAGGTGGTCTTCGCCGGCTCCGGCGGCCCGCCCACCCTGGTCTTCGACGAGGTGGACGCGGGCGTCGGCGGGCAGGCGGCGGTGGAGATCGGCCGCCGGCTGGCCCGGCTGGCCCGCAGCCACCAGGTGTTGGTGGTCACCCACCTGCCGCAGGTGGCCGCGTTCGCCGACCGGCACCTGGTGGTGGCGAAGGACACCGGGGGAGCCGTAACCACCAGCGGGGTGCGTGTGGTGGAGGACACTGAGCGGGCCCGGGAGCTGGCCCGGATGCTGGCGGGTTTGCCCGATTCTGACCTGGGTATCGCGCATGCGGAGGAACTCCTGGCCGTGGCGGCCAAGGAAAGGCGTCCGTGA
- the steA gene encoding putative cytokinetic ring protein SteA: MRLPTLRRTRNAVPGSVLGTARLDRRTKRLVGRLRPGDIAVIDHVDLDRVAADSLVAVGVAAVLNAKPSVSGRYPNLGPEVLVAAGIPLLDDLGECVFEQIREGDFVRIEGNTVFVGEEPVAHGTLQDAETVAKAMADAREGLSVQLEAFAANTMDYLKQERDLLLDGVGVPEIQTQLQGRHCLIVVRGYDYKADLDVLRPYIREFKPVLVGVDGGADALVEAGYTPDMIIGDMDSVTDDVLRCGAEVIVHAYPDGRAPGLARVNELGVPAITFPAAATSEDLAMLLADEKGASLLVAVGTHATLVEFLDKGRGGMASTFLTRLKVGGKLVDAKGVSRLYRQSISGSSLLLLVLSAVAAMASAVAVSTVGKAYLGVVSEWWDNFVFQLGQLF, from the coding sequence ATGCGTCTACCCACGTTGCGCCGGACCCGGAACGCGGTACCGGGCTCAGTCCTCGGCACCGCGCGCCTCGACCGCCGCACCAAGCGGCTCGTCGGTCGGCTCCGACCCGGCGACATCGCAGTCATCGACCACGTCGACCTGGACCGGGTCGCGGCGGACTCGCTGGTGGCCGTCGGCGTCGCCGCGGTGCTGAACGCCAAGCCCTCCGTCTCCGGGCGCTACCCAAACCTCGGTCCCGAGGTGCTGGTCGCGGCCGGGATCCCGCTCCTCGACGACCTCGGGGAGTGCGTCTTCGAGCAGATCCGCGAGGGCGATTTCGTCCGGATCGAGGGCAACACGGTCTTCGTCGGCGAGGAGCCGGTGGCGCACGGCACCCTCCAGGACGCCGAGACGGTGGCCAAGGCGATGGCGGACGCCCGGGAGGGGCTCTCGGTCCAGCTGGAGGCGTTCGCCGCCAACACCATGGACTACCTCAAGCAGGAACGCGACCTGCTGCTGGACGGCGTCGGCGTACCGGAGATCCAGACCCAGCTCCAGGGCCGGCACTGCCTGATCGTGGTCCGGGGCTACGACTACAAGGCCGACCTGGACGTGCTGCGCCCGTACATCCGGGAGTTCAAGCCGGTGCTCGTCGGCGTGGACGGCGGCGCGGACGCCCTGGTCGAGGCGGGCTACACGCCCGACATGATCATCGGCGACATGGACTCGGTCACCGACGACGTGCTGCGCTGCGGCGCCGAGGTGATCGTGCACGCCTACCCGGACGGGCGGGCGCCCGGACTCGCCCGGGTCAACGAGCTGGGTGTGCCGGCCATCACCTTCCCCGCCGCGGCGACCAGCGAGGACCTGGCCATGCTGCTGGCCGACGAGAAGGGCGCCTCGCTGCTGGTGGCCGTCGGCACCCACGCCACGCTGGTCGAGTTCCTCGACAAGGGCCGGGGCGGCATGGCCTCGACCTTCCTGACCCGGTTGAAGGTCGGCGGCAAGCTGGTCGACGCCAAGGGGGTGAGCCGGCTCTACCGGCAGAGCATCTCCGGCTCCTCGCTGCTGCTGCTGGTCCTCTCGGCGGTGGCCGCGATGGCCTCCGCGGTGGCGGTCTCCACCGTCGGCAAGGCGTATTTGGGCGTGGTCTCCGAATGGTGGGACAATTTCGTGTTCCAACTCGGCCAGCTCTTCTAG
- a CDS encoding copper transporter translates to MINFRYHVVSLTAVFLALAIGLVVGTAALNGPVADSLKENVNALRKDNQQMRQSVNAMQKELEGEEDFAAEMAQVVLPGKLTGRRVLVITLPSGREQTEGVLKMLQLAGANVTGRVDLQDKFINPDSNNNLLELAVTAARPNSAPTAGLPGNGHGVETSSALLASILLDRAQGTPPVSDADRRAVMSAYSNSGYLTTEDKVTGAAEAVVLVSGQPYVDKDSAKKDESVVKVAEQFDRSGAIVVGGNGSAGGNVVAVVRGDAVLSQTISTVDNANTVQGQLVTALALVQQLTEKKAGQYGVGDNAAGLLPKLPQ, encoded by the coding sequence GTGATCAATTTCCGCTACCACGTGGTGTCCCTGACCGCGGTCTTCCTGGCGTTGGCGATCGGCCTGGTGGTCGGCACGGCTGCCCTGAACGGGCCGGTCGCCGACTCGCTCAAGGAGAACGTCAACGCGCTGCGCAAGGACAACCAGCAGATGCGCCAGTCGGTCAACGCCATGCAGAAGGAGCTGGAGGGCGAAGAGGACTTCGCGGCGGAGATGGCGCAGGTCGTCCTGCCCGGCAAGCTCACCGGGCGGCGCGTGCTGGTGATCACCCTGCCCAGCGGCCGGGAGCAAACCGAGGGCGTGCTGAAGATGCTCCAGCTGGCCGGGGCGAACGTGACCGGCCGGGTCGACCTGCAGGACAAGTTCATCAACCCGGACAGCAACAACAACCTGCTGGAGCTGGCCGTCACGGCCGCCCGCCCGAACAGCGCCCCCACCGCCGGGCTGCCCGGCAACGGGCACGGCGTGGAGACCTCCAGCGCGCTGCTGGCCAGCATTCTGCTCGACCGGGCGCAGGGCACGCCGCCGGTCTCCGACGCGGACCGCAGGGCTGTAATGTCGGCGTACTCCAACTCCGGATACCTCACCACCGAGGACAAGGTCACCGGGGCGGCCGAGGCGGTCGTCCTGGTCAGCGGCCAGCCGTACGTGGACAAGGACTCGGCGAAGAAGGACGAGTCGGTGGTGAAGGTCGCCGAGCAGTTCGACCGCAGCGGCGCGATCGTGGTCGGCGGCAACGGCTCGGCCGGCGGCAACGTGGTCGCCGTGGTTCGCGGCGACGCGGTGCTCTCCCAGACCATCTCCACGGTCGACAACGCCAACACCGTCCAGGGTCAGCTGGTCACCGCGCTCGCGCTGGTGCAGCAGCTGACCGAGAAGAAGGCCGGCCAGTACGGCGTGGGCGACAACGCTGCCGGGCTGCTGCCTAAACTGCCCCAGTGA
- the murJ gene encoding murein biosynthesis integral membrane protein MurJ: MKNPAPLAGAGRVAGAAALIAVLTVVSRLAGFGRTAVFTWTLAQTDLGGAYVVANNLPNFIFEIVAGGALASLVVPLLAGAVEAGDRRAVAATAGALLTWTLSLLVPLALLVGLLADPLIGLLGPGLSAEQQQAGVRMLRVFAPQLPLYGVGIVLTGVLQAHRRFAWPVIAPLLSSVTVIAVYLGFTAAEGRLASVGEVSRAGELLLSGGTTLGVVVLSLCLLVPLRRLGLRLRPGYRFPADARARVGALAVAGVVTVTAQQIALIVSLNQVTYGPVANPGVYNLAQTIYFLPWAVLAVPLAVAAYPTLAAARAAGDERTYRETLAPAVRGVVLFSLLGAAALIGTAVPVGHFFFEPAAASTAAAAIAGFAPGLLGYGLFAVLTRALYARGETRTATLATAVGWLTVPVAAVLLGHLLPLADRVLAVTLATSVGMLLLGALLIAAVVRSAGRAVLSGIGRATAAGLLAGALAGLGGAATSRWLAGLGDGTPTTSEALVQGMLSGVVVGALFIAVAWLIDERDVRPLLTAVLRRVGGRRRPPTGAGGTQQDQIPPDRGDGKETVSP; encoded by the coding sequence GTGAAGAACCCGGCACCCCTCGCCGGCGCCGGCCGCGTGGCCGGGGCGGCCGCCCTCATCGCCGTACTCACCGTGGTCAGCCGGCTCGCCGGCTTCGGTCGTACCGCCGTCTTCACCTGGACGCTGGCGCAGACGGACCTCGGCGGCGCCTACGTGGTGGCGAACAACCTCCCGAACTTCATCTTCGAGATCGTCGCCGGCGGGGCGCTGGCCAGCCTGGTCGTACCGCTGCTGGCGGGTGCCGTGGAGGCCGGTGACCGGCGCGCGGTGGCCGCCACCGCGGGCGCGCTGCTGACCTGGACGCTCAGCCTGCTGGTGCCGCTGGCGCTGCTCGTGGGACTGCTCGCCGACCCGCTGATCGGGCTGCTCGGCCCCGGCCTCAGCGCCGAGCAGCAGCAGGCCGGCGTCCGGATGCTGCGGGTCTTCGCGCCGCAACTGCCGCTCTACGGCGTCGGCATCGTGCTCACCGGGGTCCTCCAGGCGCACCGGCGGTTCGCCTGGCCGGTCATCGCGCCGCTGCTCTCCAGCGTCACCGTCATCGCGGTGTACCTGGGCTTCACCGCCGCCGAGGGGCGGCTGGCCAGCGTCGGCGAGGTCAGCCGCGCCGGCGAGCTGCTGCTCTCCGGTGGCACCACGCTGGGCGTGGTGGTGCTCTCGCTCTGCCTGCTCGTCCCGCTGCGCCGGCTGGGGCTGCGGCTGCGGCCGGGCTACCGGTTCCCCGCCGACGCCCGGGCCCGGGTCGGCGCGCTGGCGGTCGCCGGCGTGGTGACCGTCACCGCGCAGCAGATCGCCCTCATCGTCAGCCTCAACCAGGTCACCTACGGCCCGGTCGCCAACCCGGGGGTCTACAACCTCGCGCAGACCATCTACTTCCTGCCGTGGGCGGTGCTGGCCGTGCCGCTGGCCGTGGCCGCGTACCCGACGCTGGCCGCCGCCCGCGCGGCCGGGGACGAGCGCACGTACCGGGAGACCCTCGCCCCGGCGGTCCGCGGCGTGGTCCTGTTCAGCCTGTTGGGCGCCGCCGCCCTGATCGGCACCGCAGTTCCGGTGGGGCACTTCTTCTTCGAACCGGCGGCGGCCTCGACGGCGGCCGCCGCGATCGCCGGGTTCGCGCCCGGCCTGCTCGGCTACGGCCTCTTCGCCGTGCTCACCCGGGCCCTCTACGCCCGTGGCGAGACCCGGACGGCGACTCTCGCCACGGCGGTCGGCTGGCTGACCGTACCGGTGGCGGCGGTGCTCCTCGGGCACCTCCTGCCGCTGGCCGACCGGGTACTCGCGGTGACCCTCGCCACCTCCGTCGGCATGCTGCTCCTCGGCGCCCTGCTGATCGCGGCGGTGGTCCGGTCGGCCGGTCGCGCGGTACTGTCCGGCATTGGCCGGGCCACGGCGGCCGGTCTGCTCGCCGGCGCGCTCGCCGGGCTCGGCGGGGCCGCCACCTCCCGCTGGCTCGCCGGGCTGGGCGACGGGACCCCGACGACATCCGAGGCGCTCGTTCAGGGCATGCTGTCCGGGGTCGTGGTCGGCGCCCTGTTCATCGCCGTCGCCTGGCTGATCGACGAACGGGACGTGCGGCCGCTGCTCACCGCCGTGCTCCGCCGGGTGGGAGGCCGACGACGCCCGCCGACCGGTGCCGGCGGCACGCAGCAGGACCAGATTCCCCCGGACCGGGGTGACGGGAAGGAGACGGTTTCCCCATGA
- a CDS encoding glycosyltransferase family 4 protein: MTDATSASRWPGSVALVLASSTGGVGQHIRSVARGLTAAGASVLVCGPAATQDQFDFTAVGARFAAVEIPASPTPADARAVAALRRALADTPVQVVHAHGLRAGLVAVLARPAAPLVVTWHNAVLAGGLRGQLSRLAERAVARSARVALGASADLVERAAALGATDARLAPVAAPALPAPRRRRAAVRAEFGVSPDRPLILSVGRLHPQKRYDVLVDAAARWRTRNPAPAVVIAGSGPAYLQLAARISAARAPVTLLGHRTDVADLLAGADLAVVTSDWEARQLFAQEALRAGVPLVATAVGGLPELVGDAAVLVPAGDVDAVDSAVRELLDDEARRAELARRGAGRAATWPTEADTVAALVAVYAELAPAAPGTAATDPSTGRR; encoded by the coding sequence ATGACCGACGCGACGTCGGCATCCCGCTGGCCCGGCTCCGTCGCCCTGGTGCTCGCCTCCAGCACCGGCGGGGTGGGGCAGCATATCCGCTCGGTGGCCCGGGGCCTGACCGCGGCCGGTGCCTCCGTGCTGGTCTGCGGCCCGGCCGCCACCCAGGACCAGTTCGACTTCACCGCGGTCGGCGCCCGGTTCGCGGCGGTGGAGATCCCGGCCAGTCCGACCCCGGCCGACGCGCGGGCCGTCGCCGCGCTGCGCCGGGCCCTCGCCGACACACCCGTCCAGGTCGTCCACGCGCACGGGCTGCGGGCCGGTCTGGTCGCCGTCCTCGCCCGCCCGGCCGCCCCGCTGGTGGTCACCTGGCACAACGCCGTGCTCGCCGGCGGCCTGCGCGGCCAGCTCTCCCGGCTCGCCGAGCGGGCCGTGGCGCGCTCCGCCCGGGTGGCGCTGGGCGCCTCCGCCGACCTGGTCGAGCGGGCCGCCGCGCTCGGCGCGACCGACGCCCGGCTGGCCCCGGTCGCCGCGCCCGCCCTGCCCGCGCCGCGCCGCCGCCGGGCCGCCGTCCGCGCCGAGTTCGGCGTGTCCCCCGACCGGCCGCTGATCCTCTCGGTGGGTCGACTGCACCCGCAGAAGCGGTACGACGTGCTGGTCGACGCCGCCGCCCGGTGGCGTACCCGGAACCCGGCGCCCGCTGTGGTGATCGCCGGCAGCGGCCCCGCGTACCTCCAGCTCGCCGCCCGGATCTCGGCCGCCCGGGCGCCGGTGACCCTGCTCGGGCATCGCACCGACGTGGCCGACCTGCTCGCCGGCGCCGACCTGGCGGTGGTCACCAGCGACTGGGAGGCGCGTCAACTCTTCGCCCAGGAGGCGCTGCGCGCCGGCGTACCCCTGGTGGCGACCGCGGTGGGCGGCCTGCCGGAGCTGGTCGGCGACGCGGCGGTGCTGGTCCCGGCCGGCGACGTCGACGCGGTGGACAGCGCGGTACGCGAGCTGCTCGACGATGAGGCCCGCCGGGCCGAGCTGGCGCGCCGGGGCGCCGGCCGGGCCGCGACCTGGCCCACCGAGGCGGACACCGTCGCCGCGCTGGTCGCCGTCTACGCCGAGCTGGCCCCGGCCGCCCCCGGTACCGCCGCGACCGACCCGTCGACGGGACGCCGGTGA
- a CDS encoding CTP synthase, with translation MAPSARTTRHIFVTGGVASSLGKGLTASSLGNLLTARGLRVVMQKLDPYLNVDPGTMNPFQHGEVFVTEDGAETDLDVGHYERFLDRALSGKANVTTGQIYSDVIAKERRGEYLGDTVQVIPHITNEIKSRILGMADPDADGQVPDVVITEVGGTVGDIESLPFLEAIRQVRHDLGRDNCFYLHVSLVPYLAPSGELKTKPTQHSVAQLRSIGIQPDAIVCRSDRDIPEKLKRKVSLYCDVDAEAVVAAPDAPSIYDIPKVLHREGLDAYVVRRLGLSFRDVDWTRWDDLLDRVHQPQHTVTVALVGKYVDLPDAYLSVSEAIRAAGFGHRARVQLRWVPSDDCVTPAGAAAALAGVDGIVIPGGFGVRGIEGKIGTARYARENGIPLLGLCLGLQCMTIEVARHLAGLDGANSLEFDEEAKHPVIATMADQEDIVAGKGDLGGTMRLGAYPAKLAEGSLVAEAYGSTEVSERHRHRYEVNNAYRDQLTKAGLHISGTSPDGRLVEFIELDRDLHPFFVATQAHPELKSRPTRPHPLFAGFVKAAIAYSQADQLPVDLDAAPPEAAAAKASRNGGARAAKAASAS, from the coding sequence TTGGCCCCTTCAGCACGGACGACCAGGCACATTTTCGTCACCGGGGGCGTCGCCTCCTCGCTGGGTAAGGGCCTCACCGCCTCCAGCCTCGGCAATCTGCTGACCGCGCGCGGGCTGCGCGTGGTGATGCAGAAGCTCGACCCCTACCTCAACGTCGACCCGGGGACGATGAACCCCTTCCAGCACGGCGAGGTCTTCGTCACCGAGGACGGCGCCGAGACCGACCTCGACGTCGGGCACTACGAGCGGTTCCTCGACCGGGCCCTCTCCGGCAAGGCGAACGTCACCACCGGGCAGATCTACTCGGACGTCATCGCCAAGGAGCGGCGCGGCGAGTACCTGGGCGACACGGTCCAGGTCATCCCGCACATCACCAACGAGATCAAGTCCCGGATCCTCGGCATGGCCGACCCGGACGCCGACGGCCAGGTGCCGGACGTGGTGATCACCGAGGTGGGCGGCACCGTCGGCGACATCGAGTCGCTGCCGTTCCTGGAGGCGATCCGCCAGGTCCGCCACGACCTGGGCCGGGACAACTGCTTCTACCTGCACGTCTCGCTGGTGCCCTACCTGGCGCCGTCGGGCGAGCTGAAGACCAAGCCCACCCAGCACTCGGTGGCCCAGCTGCGCAGCATCGGTATCCAGCCGGACGCGATCGTCTGCCGCTCCGACCGGGACATCCCGGAGAAGCTCAAGCGCAAGGTCTCGCTCTACTGCGACGTCGACGCCGAGGCCGTCGTCGCCGCCCCGGACGCGCCGAGCATCTACGACATCCCGAAGGTGCTGCACCGCGAGGGACTGGACGCGTACGTGGTGCGCCGACTCGGCCTCTCCTTCCGCGACGTCGACTGGACCCGCTGGGACGACCTGCTCGACCGGGTGCACCAGCCGCAGCACACGGTCACCGTCGCGCTGGTCGGCAAGTACGTCGACCTGCCCGATGCGTACCTGTCGGTCAGCGAGGCGATCCGGGCCGCCGGCTTCGGCCACCGGGCCCGGGTGCAGCTGCGCTGGGTGCCGAGCGACGACTGCGTCACCCCGGCCGGCGCGGCGGCCGCCCTGGCCGGCGTGGACGGCATCGTCATCCCTGGCGGCTTCGGCGTGCGCGGCATCGAGGGCAAGATCGGCACCGCCCGGTACGCCCGGGAGAACGGCATCCCGCTGCTCGGCCTCTGCCTCGGCCTGCAGTGCATGACCATCGAGGTGGCCCGCCACCTGGCCGGCCTCGACGGCGCGAACTCGCTGGAGTTCGACGAGGAGGCCAAGCACCCGGTCATCGCCACCATGGCCGACCAGGAGGACATCGTCGCCGGCAAGGGCGACCTGGGCGGCACCATGCGGCTCGGGGCGTACCCGGCGAAGCTGGCCGAGGGCTCGCTCGTCGCCGAGGCGTACGGCAGCACCGAGGTCAGCGAGCGGCACCGGCACCGGTACGAGGTGAACAACGCCTACCGGGACCAGCTCACCAAGGCCGGGCTGCACATCTCCGGCACCTCGCCGGACGGCCGGCTGGTCGAGTTCATCGAGCTGGACCGGGACCTGCACCCGTTCTTCGTGGCCACCCAGGCGCACCCCGAGCTGAAGAGCCGGCCGACCCGGCCGCACCCGCTCTTCGCCGGGTTCGTGAAGGCGGCGATCGCGTACTCCCAGGCCGACCAGCTCCCGGTCGACCTGGACGCCGCACCGCCGGAGGCCGCGGCCGCGAAGGCGAGCCGCAACGGTGGCGCCCGCGCGGCGAAGGCGGCGTCCGCGTCGTGA
- a CDS encoding NUDIX domain-containing protein: protein MSAVEHRYEVTDRREIWSGRIFSVVSDEVTMPGGGTARREYVKHVGAVAVVALDDAGQVVLIRQYRHPVGRHLWELPAGLIDVSGEDLAAAAARELAEEADLTAGAIDVLVDLHSSPGFSDELVRVFLARDLADVPAEQRHERRDEEADLQVVRVDLDEAVGMVLAGEITNASCVAGLLAAARARDTGWSVLRRPDAPLPG from the coding sequence GTGAGCGCCGTCGAGCACCGCTACGAGGTGACCGACCGGCGGGAGATCTGGAGCGGCCGGATCTTCTCCGTGGTCAGCGATGAGGTGACCATGCCGGGCGGTGGCACCGCCCGGCGCGAGTACGTCAAGCACGTCGGCGCGGTGGCCGTGGTGGCGCTGGACGACGCCGGCCAGGTGGTGCTGATCCGGCAGTACCGGCACCCCGTCGGCCGGCACCTCTGGGAGCTGCCCGCCGGCCTGATCGACGTCAGCGGTGAGGACCTGGCCGCCGCGGCGGCCCGGGAGCTGGCCGAGGAGGCCGACCTGACCGCCGGCGCCATCGACGTCCTGGTCGACCTGCACAGCTCGCCCGGCTTCTCCGACGAGCTGGTGCGGGTCTTCCTGGCCCGGGACCTGGCCGACGTGCCGGCGGAGCAGCGGCACGAACGCCGCGACGAGGAGGCCGACCTCCAGGTCGTCCGGGTCGACCTGGACGAGGCCGTCGGGATGGTGCTGGCCGGGGAGATCACCAACGCCTCCTGCGTGGCCGGGCTGCTCGCCGCCGCCCGGGCCCGGGACACCGGCTGGTCGGTGCTGCGCCGGCCGGACGCGCCGCTGCCAGGCTGA
- a CDS encoding TM2 domain-containing protein, producing MTTPPYSQYPQGVSDKSKVVAGILQILLGGFGVGRFYMGDTKTGVIQLVVTLVTCGLGSIWGLIDGILILVNGGVDGQGRPLRD from the coding sequence ATGACCACTCCTCCTTACTCGCAGTACCCGCAGGGCGTCTCGGACAAGAGCAAGGTCGTCGCGGGCATCCTGCAGATCCTGCTCGGCGGCTTCGGCGTCGGCCGGTTCTACATGGGCGACACCAAGACCGGCGTGATCCAGCTCGTGGTGACGCTGGTGACCTGCGGCCTCGGCAGCATCTGGGGCCTGATCGACGGCATCCTGATCCTGGTCAACGGTGGCGTCGACGGTCAGGGGCGCCCGCTGCGCGACTGA
- the ald gene encoding alanine dehydrogenase: MKVGIPREVKNHEYRVAITPAGVNEFTRHGHEVFVESGAGVGSSISDDEFAAAGAKILSTADEVWDAAELVLKVKEPIAEEYHRMRAGQVLFTYLHLAASKECTDALLDRKVTGIAYETVELPDRSLPLLAPMSEVAGRLAPQVGAFYLMRTGGGRGVLPGGVSGVYAAKTVVIGAGVSGMNAAAIALGLQSEVLLLDKNINRLRQADAIYRGHLQTVASNAYEIEKAVLDADLVIGAVLVPGAKAPKLVSNELVSRMKPGSVLVDIAIDQGGCFEDSRPTTHADPVYKVHESIFYCVANMPGAVPNTSTHALTNVTLPYALELANHGWREALRRDPALALGLNTHDGQVVYGPVAEAHGMSSLPLADVLA, from the coding sequence GTGAAGGTCGGAATCCCACGCGAGGTCAAGAACCACGAGTACCGCGTGGCGATCACACCGGCGGGCGTCAACGAGTTCACCCGCCACGGCCACGAGGTCTTCGTCGAGTCCGGCGCCGGAGTCGGTTCCAGCATCAGCGACGATGAGTTCGCGGCGGCCGGCGCCAAGATCCTGTCCACCGCCGACGAGGTGTGGGACGCCGCCGAGCTGGTGCTCAAGGTCAAGGAGCCGATCGCCGAGGAGTACCACCGGATGCGTGCGGGGCAGGTGCTCTTCACCTACCTGCACCTGGCCGCCTCGAAGGAGTGCACCGACGCGCTTCTCGACCGCAAGGTCACCGGCATCGCGTACGAGACCGTCGAGCTGCCGGACCGGTCGCTGCCGCTGCTGGCGCCGATGTCCGAGGTGGCCGGCCGGCTCGCCCCGCAGGTCGGCGCGTTCTACCTGATGCGCACCGGCGGTGGCCGGGGCGTGCTGCCGGGCGGCGTCTCCGGCGTCTACGCGGCCAAGACGGTGGTCATCGGCGCTGGCGTCTCCGGCATGAACGCCGCCGCCATCGCGCTCGGCCTGCAGTCCGAGGTGCTGCTGCTGGACAAGAACATCAACCGGCTGCGCCAGGCCGACGCCATCTACCGTGGCCACCTGCAGACGGTCGCCTCCAACGCGTACGAGATCGAGAAGGCCGTGCTCGACGCGGACCTGGTGATCGGCGCGGTGCTGGTGCCGGGTGCGAAGGCTCCGAAGCTGGTCTCCAACGAGCTGGTCTCCCGGATGAAGCCGGGCAGCGTGCTGGTCGACATCGCCATCGACCAGGGCGGCTGCTTCGAGGACTCGCGTCCCACCACGCACGCCGACCCGGTCTACAAGGTGCACGAGTCGATTTTCTACTGCGTGGCGAACATGCCGGGCGCGGTGCCCAACACCAGCACGCATGCGCTGACCAACGTCACCCTGCCGTACGCCCTGGAGCTGGCCAACCACGGCTGGCGCGAGGCGCTGCGCCGTGACCCGGCGCTGGCGCTGGGCCTGAACACCCACGACGGCCAGGTCGTCTACGGCCCGGTCGCCGAGGCGCACGGCATGAGCAGCCTGCCGCTGGCCGACGTGCTGGCCTGA